The sequence GAACAACTCGGCTATCAGGTCAATCGAAGCGGAGGTATCGATAGAGGAAAGTCCTTCGATGAGCCTCAGTTTGATGTATGAATCGGCTTCGCCGAGGAAGCCTTCGACATTCTGCATGAAGAACGCCGGATCGATTTGCGCCGCAGTCACCATTGCCGCGCCTCGAATCGTGCGATTCTCATCCGCCAGGTATGGCTTGAGTTTCGACATCGCCAATGTCAGCTTCAGCTTACCGATAGCAGTGATAGCTTCAGCCTTGAGATGGATCGAATTGTCATCCGATAGGACATTCAGAAGCGATTTGAGAGCTTTGCGGTCTCCGATGTCGGCTATAGAACGGATAAGGTTGATCTTCACAAGATCGCTCTCTTCGCGTCGAAGCCGCTCTGTGAGCTGATCGAGCCCGGAGCTGTCACCGAGCGCGCCAATTGCGCGAGCCGCGAACTGACGGACGAGCGTGCTGGAATCCTTGAGGCACCACCTCAGACGACCGAAAGCTTCTGAATCGCCCGTGCGGAACATCGCAAATACTGCCATCCAGCGGACTTCTTCCGAGTCATCGCGCGACAGCTCGACCAGAGCATCCGTCTGGTTGTGCTCAGGTATCCGCGACATGGCAAACGCAGCAGAACGACGAATTCGTGGATTCGGATCATCGAAATAGTGCAGCACAGTAGCAACCGCCACAGGATCGCCGATCTTGCCAAGCGCCTCTATCATAGAGCATCTGACATCAATAGATGTTTCATCCTCAATATTCAATGTGATCGCGAGCATTGCTTCAGTGCCGCCAATCTGACCGAGAGCGAATGCCGTTTCGAGCCTCACCGATTCGACCGAGTCGGTCATGAGAGTTGCAATATCCGCTGTGGTCGATTCGATCCCCATTCTTCCGAGCGCCTGCACCGATCGCATTCGAATTTCCGGATCGGGGTCGCTCAGGAAGTTAAGTAGCTCGCCGGTTCCCATACTGCGGGAATCTTCGAGGATAGCGATGGTGGCGAGTTTGTCAATGTGACTATATTGATCCTCAACATCTCCGCAGGAAAGCGAAAGTACAATGAAGGTGAGACCGAAAGCGGCCAGAATTCTGTACATCAAGACTCCTTGTAATATTGCTCAATGCGGGGAAGATATGATCTGAAGCGCAAAT comes from Candidatus Zixiibacteriota bacterium and encodes:
- a CDS encoding HEAT repeat domain-containing protein; its protein translation is MYRILAAFGLTFIVLSLSCGDVEDQYSHIDKLATIAILEDSRSMGTGELLNFLSDPDPEIRMRSVQALGRMGIESTTADIATLMTDSVESVRLETAFALGQIGGTEAMLAITLNIEDETSIDVRCSMIEALGKIGDPVAVATVLHYFDDPNPRIRRSAAFAMSRIPEHNQTDALVELSRDDSEEVRWMAVFAMFRTGDSEAFGRLRWCLKDSSTLVRQFAARAIGALGDSSGLDQLTERLRREESDLVKINLIRSIADIGDRKALKSLLNVLSDDNSIHLKAEAITAIGKLKLTLAMSKLKPYLADENRTIRGAAMVTAAQIDPAFFMQNVEGFLGEADSYIKLRLIEGLSSIDTSASIDLIAELFKDREGVVRREALSAMRNFKDVDLQPYLANGLDDRDFTVAITAISMIVERKDSNYVGAVARVFSQHSADRNPDLRLTVVQEFGKWVDSLSPDPAMVEVFNRALGDVDYRVREAAINAYMKIGIDHTSSLGEYASKINRQTYNDIFSRYASNPKAVIETNRGTIEIELLYDIAPKTVSNFADLAESGFFDNRIWHRVIPGFVIQDGCPRGDGWGGPGYSIRSEWNRKEYERGTVGMAHSGKDTGGSQFFISHTALPHLDGRYTVFGQVTSGMRVVDRVEVGDSIRAIQIVAPHESN